Proteins encoded together in one Labeo rohita strain BAU-BD-2019 chromosome 21, IGBB_LRoh.1.0, whole genome shotgun sequence window:
- the LOC127151989 gene encoding proteinase-activated receptor 1-like isoform X1: protein MEIKTILFLILNAHTCTAIFNVSAEDSLSETATAVQPVSHHPKKHRKVQHLMKYVTLDNKTSHKATGRSFAIQTDYETQTDEPIDFNMNETWSDSSLTPNKTHEEESRSSKGAHPCNVTDLNIAKCKGTTMTFKISDKAADFLKGPLFTRVMPSFYIFIIIISLPLNALALVTFTCKIRAKKPAVIYMSHLACVDLLFTLLLPLKIHYQLNASDWVFGEAVCRALSAAYYCYMYCSILLMMCMSVDRLLAIVFPVASLTWRTTRNATFICTLVWLLALGGTVPLLLMKQTFKIKDVGVTCHDALIYDSGANWLYMYLFSVLSCLYYFVPLVVTLVSYCIIIYVLHSKSNEFLNKLSSLKDKRRRAMIMAVAVMMVFVMCFAPTNGILLYHCLLLATGFKRGEADSSYMVYLLAVCLGSSSVFLDPLLYYYGSSQCRQKISSVFWWRSRKTTLSNSDSQTKSSFVSYEYSQARVKM, encoded by the exons ATGGAAATCAAAACTATCCTGTTTTTAATCCTAAATGCGCACACATGCACTGCCATCTTCAACG TTAGTGCTGAAGACAGTTTATCTGAAACTGCAACAGCTGTTCAGCCAGTTTCTCATCATCCTAAGAAACACAGAAAag tacagcacttaatgaaatatgtgaccctggacaacaaaaccagtcataaag CCACTGGTCGCAGTTTTGCTATTCAAACTGACTATGAAACCCAGACTGATGAGCCGATTGACTTCAATATGAACGAGACGTGGTCCGACTCTTCCTTAACGCCAAATAAAACCCATGAAG AGGAATCCCGGTCTAGTAAAGGTGCACATCCATGTAACGTCACTGATCTAAATATAGCAAAATGCAAGGGGACAACCATGACATTTAAGATCTCAGACAAGGCTGCTGACTTCCTCAAAGGCCCACTGTTCACACGCGTCATGCCCTCATTCtacatcttcatcatcatcattagttTGCCTCTAAATGCTTTGGCCCTTGTGACTTTCACCTGTAAAATTCGAGCAAAGAAACCAGCTGTGATCTACATGTCTCACCTGGCGTGTGTGGACCTGCTCTTCACCCTGCTGCTGCCTCTGAAGATCCACTACCAGCTGAACGCCTCAGACTGGGTGTTTGGTGAGGCGGTGTGTCGTGCACTCAGTGCAGCTTACTACTGCTACATGTACTGCTCCATACTGCTGATGATGTGCATGAGCGTGGACAGGCTGCTGGCCATAGTGTTTCCTGTCGCCTCTCTGACCTGGAGGACCACAAGGAACGCCACATTCATATGCACATTAGTCTGGCTGCTGGCGCTCGGTGGTACAGTGCCACTTCTcttaatgaaacaaacattcaaGATTAAGGATGTTGGCGTCACCTGTCATGATGCGCTGATATATGACAGCGGTGCAAATTGGCTGTACATGTATTTGTTCTCTGTCCTCTCCTGCCTCTACTACTTTGTGCCACTTGTGGTCACCTTAGTGAGCTACTGCATCATCATATATGTGCTCCATTCCAAATCGAatgaatttttgaataaattatcatCACTCAAAGACAAGCGAAGGAGAGCTATGATTATGGCTGTAGCTGTGATGATGGTGTTTGTGATGTGCTTTGCACCAACCAATGGCATCCTGTTGTACCACTGTCTTCTTTTAGCTACTGGATTTAAAAGAGGGGAGGCAGATTCATCATACATGGTTTACCTGTTGGCTGTGTGTTTGGGGAGCTCAAGTGTTTTTCTGGACCCTCTTCTGTACTACTACGGCTCGTCTCAGTGCAGACAGAAGATCAGCTCTGTGTTTTGGTGGAGATCGAGAAAGACCACCTTATCAAATTCAGACAGTCAGACAAAATCCTCATTTGTGAGTTATGAGTACAGTCAGGCGCGCGTTAAGATGTGA
- the LOC127151989 gene encoding proteinase-activated receptor 1-like isoform X2, whose protein sequence is MEIKTILFLILNAHTCTAIFNVSAEDSLSETATAVQPVSHHPKKHRKATGRSFAIQTDYETQTDEPIDFNMNETWSDSSLTPNKTHEEESRSSKGAHPCNVTDLNIAKCKGTTMTFKISDKAADFLKGPLFTRVMPSFYIFIIIISLPLNALALVTFTCKIRAKKPAVIYMSHLACVDLLFTLLLPLKIHYQLNASDWVFGEAVCRALSAAYYCYMYCSILLMMCMSVDRLLAIVFPVASLTWRTTRNATFICTLVWLLALGGTVPLLLMKQTFKIKDVGVTCHDALIYDSGANWLYMYLFSVLSCLYYFVPLVVTLVSYCIIIYVLHSKSNEFLNKLSSLKDKRRRAMIMAVAVMMVFVMCFAPTNGILLYHCLLLATGFKRGEADSSYMVYLLAVCLGSSSVFLDPLLYYYGSSQCRQKISSVFWWRSRKTTLSNSDSQTKSSFVSYEYSQARVKM, encoded by the exons ATGGAAATCAAAACTATCCTGTTTTTAATCCTAAATGCGCACACATGCACTGCCATCTTCAACG TTAGTGCTGAAGACAGTTTATCTGAAACTGCAACAGCTGTTCAGCCAGTTTCTCATCATCCTAAGAAACACAGAAAag CCACTGGTCGCAGTTTTGCTATTCAAACTGACTATGAAACCCAGACTGATGAGCCGATTGACTTCAATATGAACGAGACGTGGTCCGACTCTTCCTTAACGCCAAATAAAACCCATGAAG AGGAATCCCGGTCTAGTAAAGGTGCACATCCATGTAACGTCACTGATCTAAATATAGCAAAATGCAAGGGGACAACCATGACATTTAAGATCTCAGACAAGGCTGCTGACTTCCTCAAAGGCCCACTGTTCACACGCGTCATGCCCTCATTCtacatcttcatcatcatcattagttTGCCTCTAAATGCTTTGGCCCTTGTGACTTTCACCTGTAAAATTCGAGCAAAGAAACCAGCTGTGATCTACATGTCTCACCTGGCGTGTGTGGACCTGCTCTTCACCCTGCTGCTGCCTCTGAAGATCCACTACCAGCTGAACGCCTCAGACTGGGTGTTTGGTGAGGCGGTGTGTCGTGCACTCAGTGCAGCTTACTACTGCTACATGTACTGCTCCATACTGCTGATGATGTGCATGAGCGTGGACAGGCTGCTGGCCATAGTGTTTCCTGTCGCCTCTCTGACCTGGAGGACCACAAGGAACGCCACATTCATATGCACATTAGTCTGGCTGCTGGCGCTCGGTGGTACAGTGCCACTTCTcttaatgaaacaaacattcaaGATTAAGGATGTTGGCGTCACCTGTCATGATGCGCTGATATATGACAGCGGTGCAAATTGGCTGTACATGTATTTGTTCTCTGTCCTCTCCTGCCTCTACTACTTTGTGCCACTTGTGGTCACCTTAGTGAGCTACTGCATCATCATATATGTGCTCCATTCCAAATCGAatgaatttttgaataaattatcatCACTCAAAGACAAGCGAAGGAGAGCTATGATTATGGCTGTAGCTGTGATGATGGTGTTTGTGATGTGCTTTGCACCAACCAATGGCATCCTGTTGTACCACTGTCTTCTTTTAGCTACTGGATTTAAAAGAGGGGAGGCAGATTCATCATACATGGTTTACCTGTTGGCTGTGTGTTTGGGGAGCTCAAGTGTTTTTCTGGACCCTCTTCTGTACTACTACGGCTCGTCTCAGTGCAGACAGAAGATCAGCTCTGTGTTTTGGTGGAGATCGAGAAAGACCACCTTATCAAATTCAGACAGTCAGACAAAATCCTCATTTGTGAGTTATGAGTACAGTCAGGCGCGCGTTAAGATGTGA